A DNA window from Porphyromonadaceae bacterium W3.11 contains the following coding sequences:
- a CDS encoding DUF4835 family protein gives MKKGCLLLVLIALVSIHGKAQSIFEPEVVINTSGVGDGATRDLAELETQLEELLVNYSPEIYLTEVPKNPIRLFVLLNVNSGDGVEFIADMEMVMYRPIFGEERESIVFITSQRELRFRFQKEFNRGGLGRSLPEDPLQARIYYYATLGLLYYYDSFSIYGGTPFLDYLEKEQGHFEQVMSNSYQSLSQTNTRDDRYLSELKSEWGEKFRELWYIYHRTGLDAEDDSKYGQSLYSVLMGLKALREANRSLSFFQFFSDTKQGEIRHYFLESKATTHDDAKRLVDELYPNLLSRL, from the coding sequence ATGAAAAAGGGCTGTTTGCTATTGGTCCTGATTGCTTTGGTCTCAATTCATGGGAAAGCTCAATCTATATTCGAGCCAGAGGTGGTCATTAATACTTCTGGCGTAGGTGATGGAGCGACTCGTGACCTTGCGGAGCTTGAGACACAGTTAGAAGAACTTTTAGTTAATTACTCTCCAGAGATTTATCTCACTGAGGTTCCTAAGAATCCTATTCGTCTTTTTGTACTATTGAATGTCAACTCCGGCGATGGTGTGGAGTTTATCGCCGATATGGAGATGGTGATGTACCGTCCTATATTTGGAGAAGAGCGAGAGTCTATAGTCTTCATAACAAGTCAGAGAGAGCTGAGATTTCGTTTCCAAAAAGAGTTCAATCGGGGAGGATTAGGGAGGTCATTACCAGAAGACCCCTTACAAGCGAGGATTTATTATTATGCGACATTAGGTCTGCTGTACTATTATGATAGTTTCTCTATATATGGAGGCACCCCATTTCTAGATTATTTAGAAAAAGAACAGGGCCATTTTGAGCAGGTCATGTCCAATTCATATCAGTCGCTAAGTCAGACGAACACCCGTGATGATAGATACCTCTCAGAATTAAAAAGTGAATGGGGTGAGAAATTTAGAGAATTGTGGTACATCTATCACAGGACGGGATTGGATGCAGAAGATGATTCCAAATACGGACAATCTTTGTATTCTGTTTTAATGGGACTTAAGGCTCTTCGCGAAGCAAATAGATCGCTGAGTTTCTTTCAGTTTTTCTCTGATACCAAGCAAGGAGAGATACGTCATTATTTTTTGGAAAGCAAAGCCACGACACACGATGATGCAAAGAGGCTTGTTGATGAACTTTACCCAAACCTATTAAGTAGATTATGA
- the recN gene encoding DNA repair protein RecN gives MIKRLYIKNFILIKEISLDLLDGFSAITGETGAGKSILVGAIGLILGSRADSKSVREGATKAIIEAEFLTDGIEGLKELFESEALDYDSTCILRREVLSSGKSRAFVNDTPVTLSTLRAIGERLVDIHSQHHNMLIGEEVYQMGVLDTLANNANLLHRYSAAYEEYCAALRQLKSETKRLEEQKKEEDYLTFQYKQLDDAHLKSGEWTQLEERQAMATHGQEINEALRFLASFDSAATEEQPSVSEQISSAVKMLDRVSEHYSQAAELHERLSSLSVELSDIIREADSLLDGVDVDPQELEQLEARLDLLQGLLFKHNLTEFDELIALRERYAAQLAEISDSDYHLNELEKEVNERKQEALSLAKSLSESREKAAEDMLPILHELMKELGIAGATFKVERTDLPQLDEFGIDRIQFLFATNKQTTLQPIKEIASGGEISRFMLALKSIIAAHRVLPTVIFDEIDTGVSGEVAEKLGRVMKRLSRHIQVLSITHLPQIAALADHQLVVAKVEETDGYVTGIKEVRGEERVKELASMLSGAELTDAAMANAKELLTKNNKVK, from the coding sequence ATGATCAAAAGATTATATATCAAGAATTTTATACTCATAAAGGAAATCTCTCTTGATTTACTAGATGGCTTCAGTGCCATAACAGGCGAGACAGGTGCTGGTAAATCCATCTTAGTCGGTGCTATTGGCTTAATATTAGGCAGTAGGGCTGATAGCAAGAGTGTCCGAGAGGGAGCAACAAAGGCGATTATAGAGGCTGAGTTTTTGACGGATGGAATAGAAGGACTTAAGGAGCTGTTTGAGAGTGAGGCTCTAGATTACGATAGTACTTGTATCTTACGTCGAGAGGTTTTGAGTAGCGGTAAGAGTCGTGCCTTTGTGAATGATACTCCAGTTACACTCTCTACTCTTAGAGCGATTGGGGAGCGACTGGTAGATATTCATTCGCAGCATCATAACATGCTAATTGGCGAAGAGGTGTATCAAATGGGTGTGTTGGATACACTGGCAAATAATGCGAATCTACTGCACAGGTATTCTGCTGCTTATGAAGAATATTGTGCTGCACTAAGACAGCTAAAGAGTGAAACCAAAAGGTTAGAGGAACAGAAGAAGGAGGAAGATTATCTTACTTTTCAATATAAACAGTTGGATGACGCACACCTCAAGTCGGGTGAATGGACTCAGCTCGAGGAGCGACAAGCGATGGCTACTCATGGACAAGAGATCAATGAAGCTTTGAGGTTTTTAGCATCATTTGACAGTGCTGCTACTGAAGAGCAGCCGTCTGTTAGTGAACAGATCAGCAGTGCTGTGAAGATGTTAGATCGTGTTTCTGAGCACTATTCTCAGGCAGCTGAATTACATGAGCGGTTGTCTAGCCTCAGCGTAGAGCTCTCAGATATCATCAGAGAAGCAGACTCCCTACTAGATGGAGTGGATGTTGATCCGCAGGAGCTTGAGCAACTAGAGGCAAGATTAGACCTCCTACAAGGTTTGCTCTTTAAGCACAACCTCACAGAGTTTGATGAGTTGATAGCCCTTCGTGAGAGATATGCAGCACAACTAGCTGAGATAAGTGATTCTGATTACCACCTTAATGAATTGGAAAAAGAGGTCAACGAGAGGAAGCAGGAAGCCTTAAGCTTAGCTAAGTCTCTCAGTGAGTCTCGTGAGAAAGCAGCCGAAGATATGTTGCCCATCCTACATGAGTTAATGAAGGAGCTCGGCATAGCGGGTGCTACATTTAAGGTTGAGCGAACCGACTTGCCTCAATTAGATGAGTTTGGTATCGATCGAATACAATTTTTATTTGCTACCAATAAGCAGACCACTCTACAGCCTATCAAAGAGATTGCATCAGGTGGCGAGATATCTCGTTTTATGTTAGCCCTTAAGAGCATTATAGCAGCTCATAGAGTGCTCCCAACAGTTATATTTGATGAGATAGACACAGGTGTCAGCGGTGAAGTGGCTGAGAAGTTAGGACGAGTCATGAAGCGATTGAGCCGTCATATCCAAGTCCTCTCTATAACGCATTTGCCACAGATAGCAGCTCTAGCTGATCATCAATTGGTGGTGGCAAAAGTAGAGGAGACAGACGGTTACGTCACAGGTATTAAGGAAGTTAGAGGAGAAGAGAGAGTAAAAGAATTAGCCTCTATGCTAAGCGGTGCAGAGCTTACTGATGCAGCGATGGCTAATGCTAAAGAGTTACTGACAAAGAATAATAAAGTAAAATGA
- a CDS encoding AAA family ATPase yields the protein MRYIRLKIKNLLTIESAEIDFEHGVLAGEPLFLITGETGSGKSTILDAITLSLYGQAPRMTRITSSEKYSSEVDDEVNVNDVRQLMRRHTGEAETVLYFEGNDGKPYAASWSVRRARKRVDGNLQSAVNTITDLQSGRVIEKKKEFEEAIQEVIGLTYTQFCRTSLLAQGEFTRFLISKPDEKAEILEKLTGTEIYSQIGIRIFEEKRDMQNKYDRKKDELAGITLLTEEEIDQITEQQTEIAQNINLQKSELQRVQKAKKLLEDITAASKRIGEISSQVKELENLMAEVDYKENQKLIYDFKQSHEARSAYMQLNKSRRELTRLENKETDFCRNYASALGQKATGLNLLKTLKEREESLKAQEKELTPFSQMFEEKSLVLKNLETLANMRKDYQQHLDREKALQNEQKKLQELEKSLLVEKEDDKATLKSIQKEIEHRQKEIKDMDQTSLITRINVIATAISNIGALSKIYNSRSQSESELEKAKSQLSDNEQQLTKHKSDFVEVEQEEKRTHSAYETARWMSHEVVKNIRASLQEGDTCPVCGQSIESHILEQSMDTPLQTLKDAWDKALSNKERLMHSITQYESNIKYLGKTISELREKIQQLKQEQEEILSTSFTEPWPEDTEQLSQWKRQLSEEREGLTKQQEVITRLQKELEEWQTKESQQNKRITELTDRAHQCEMKSQSNTEQMKMVAEQLEKDSLGIKDSTDVLTLMIPYDDVAQKLDEDPNILSQRITKDAKRYKEVTDQLQMISQQMIKMDEALAEIGEIQKAIIHLYEKWEAVKAIDTPYREDTVKVWQTLSTDITMWHRDVEKEREQLHNLEKELTEALTETPDLDIDRIVVLSGYHSEDVKAIEKEQSEVQSRKTSLEGQLSEATLTRQSLESEREEMKVSATIDEMAESIDSLDARIQTLIGRQTELSYKLKEDEKHRADRHIQMEELRALEVELEKWTNLSELFGDSTGKKFRSIAQSYILAHILRLANDDLQRFSDRYVLTCSPGSLAILVTDAERGFTPQSINVLSGGEGFMVSLALSLALSRMGAGKQNFDMLFIDEGFGTLDAECLSMVMNTLETLSSGRRVGIISHVPELKERIPTQIQLKRIDMTRSTVKVTRVENSRG from the coding sequence ATGAGGTATATCAGATTAAAGATTAAGAATCTTCTTACTATTGAGTCCGCAGAGATAGACTTTGAGCATGGTGTATTGGCTGGAGAGCCCCTTTTTCTGATTACAGGAGAAACGGGTTCGGGTAAGTCCACCATTTTGGATGCCATTACACTCTCTCTTTATGGTCAAGCACCTAGAATGACTCGCATCACCTCATCAGAGAAATATAGCTCTGAGGTGGATGATGAAGTAAATGTCAATGATGTCCGTCAGCTTATGAGGCGTCATACGGGAGAGGCCGAGACCGTCCTTTATTTTGAAGGAAACGATGGCAAGCCGTATGCCGCTTCGTGGAGTGTCAGACGTGCGAGGAAGAGGGTCGATGGAAATCTTCAAAGTGCTGTAAATACTATTACTGATTTACAGAGTGGGAGGGTCATTGAGAAGAAAAAAGAATTTGAAGAGGCCATTCAGGAGGTGATAGGGCTGACTTACACGCAATTTTGTCGCACTTCTCTCCTTGCACAGGGTGAGTTTACCAGATTCTTAATCAGTAAACCTGATGAAAAGGCTGAAATCTTGGAAAAGTTGACTGGGACCGAGATTTATTCTCAGATCGGGATCCGAATCTTTGAAGAGAAACGGGATATGCAAAATAAGTATGATCGCAAAAAGGATGAACTAGCAGGAATCACACTACTCACTGAAGAAGAGATTGATCAGATCACTGAGCAGCAGACGGAAATAGCCCAAAATATAAACCTCCAAAAAAGTGAACTGCAGAGGGTGCAGAAAGCTAAAAAATTGCTAGAGGACATCACCGCCGCTTCCAAACGTATTGGGGAGATTTCTTCTCAGGTCAAGGAACTAGAAAATCTGATGGCGGAGGTTGATTATAAAGAAAATCAGAAGCTTATTTATGACTTTAAGCAAAGTCATGAGGCTAGAAGTGCTTACATGCAGCTCAATAAGAGTCGTAGAGAGCTTACACGCTTGGAAAACAAGGAGACGGACTTCTGTAGAAATTATGCGTCTGCACTAGGGCAAAAAGCGACTGGACTAAACCTCTTGAAGACTTTGAAGGAGCGAGAGGAGAGCTTAAAGGCTCAAGAGAAAGAGCTGACTCCATTCTCTCAGATGTTTGAGGAGAAGTCATTGGTGCTAAAGAATCTAGAGACTTTGGCGAACATGCGTAAGGATTATCAGCAGCATCTGGATAGAGAGAAAGCTTTACAAAATGAGCAGAAAAAGTTGCAAGAGCTAGAGAAGTCGCTATTGGTAGAAAAGGAAGATGATAAAGCGACTCTAAAATCTATACAGAAAGAGATAGAACACCGTCAGAAGGAGATTAAGGACATGGATCAGACGTCCTTGATTACTCGGATCAATGTGATCGCTACTGCAATATCCAACATCGGAGCACTCTCAAAAATTTATAATTCCAGATCTCAGTCTGAGAGCGAGCTAGAGAAGGCTAAGAGCCAACTTTCCGATAACGAACAGCAGTTGACTAAGCATAAATCGGATTTCGTAGAGGTGGAGCAAGAAGAGAAACGTACACATAGTGCCTACGAAACCGCTCGATGGATGAGTCATGAAGTTGTGAAGAATATTCGTGCCTCGCTTCAAGAGGGCGATACCTGCCCCGTTTGTGGACAGAGTATTGAGTCGCACATACTTGAGCAATCAATGGACACCCCACTTCAAACGCTTAAGGATGCTTGGGATAAGGCACTTAGTAATAAAGAGAGACTAATGCACTCTATCACGCAATATGAGAGTAATATAAAATATCTCGGAAAGACAATCTCTGAGCTAAGAGAGAAAATTCAGCAGCTCAAGCAGGAACAAGAGGAAATCTTATCGACATCATTTACGGAGCCTTGGCCTGAGGATACGGAGCAGCTCTCACAATGGAAAAGACAGTTGTCTGAGGAGCGAGAGGGACTGACCAAGCAGCAGGAGGTCATTACACGACTTCAAAAAGAGCTCGAAGAGTGGCAGACTAAGGAAAGCCAACAAAATAAAAGGATTACAGAGCTTACCGATCGTGCACATCAATGTGAGATGAAGAGCCAGTCCAATACGGAACAGATGAAGATGGTGGCGGAGCAGCTGGAGAAGGACTCTTTGGGGATAAAGGACAGTACCGATGTTCTTACCCTGATGATCCCTTATGATGATGTCGCTCAAAAGTTGGATGAGGACCCCAATATCCTTTCTCAAAGGATCACTAAGGATGCTAAAAGATACAAGGAAGTAACCGATCAGCTACAAATGATCTCACAGCAGATGATAAAGATGGATGAGGCTTTGGCAGAGATAGGAGAAATTCAGAAAGCTATCATTCATCTCTATGAAAAGTGGGAGGCTGTAAAGGCGATCGATACTCCATACCGCGAGGATACAGTGAAGGTATGGCAAACTCTCTCAACTGATATTACGATGTGGCATAGGGATGTAGAGAAGGAGCGTGAGCAGCTGCACAATTTAGAGAAGGAGCTAACGGAAGCGCTTACTGAGACTCCAGATCTCGACATCGACCGCATTGTCGTTCTGTCTGGTTATCATTCTGAGGATGTTAAGGCTATCGAAAAAGAGCAGTCTGAGGTTCAGAGCCGTAAAACAAGCTTGGAAGGACAGCTTAGTGAGGCTACCTTGACAAGACAATCGTTAGAGTCCGAAAGAGAGGAAATGAAGGTCTCAGCTACGATAGATGAAATGGCAGAATCCATTGATTCCTTAGACGCAAGGATACAGACGTTGATTGGGCGTCAGACGGAGCTTAGTTATAAGCTTAAGGAAGATGAGAAACATAGAGCTGATAGGCATATTCAGATGGAGGAGCTGCGAGCTCTAGAAGTAGAGTTGGAGAAGTGGACTAATCTTTCTGAACTCTTTGGGGACTCAACAGGCAAAAAGTTTAGAAGCATCGCACAGAGTTATATCCTAGCACACATCTTACGCCTAGCTAATGACGATCTTCAGCGTTTTTCTGATCGATATGTACTGACCTGCTCTCCCGGCTCTCTTGCTATTTTAGTGACCGATGCCGAACGGGGATTCACGCCTCAGTCTATTAATGTACTCTCAGGTGGTGAAGGTTTCATGGTCTCGCTAGCCCTCTCACTGGCTCTCTCACGTATGGGAGCTGGCAAACAAAACTTTGACATGCTTTTTATAGACGAAGGTTTTGGAACCCTAGATGCAGAGTGCCTCAGTATGGTCATGAACACGCTCGAAACACTCTCCTCAGGCCGACGTGTGGGTATTATTAGTCACGTCCCGGAACTAAAAGAGCGGATCCCGACTCAGATACAGTTAAAGCGAATAGATATGACGCGAAGCACCGTCAAAGTCACTAGAGTAGAAAATAGTAGAGGTTAG
- a CDS encoding RidA family protein: MKEVINTPKGPAAVGPYSQAVCANGFCYVSGQLGLDPATGDFASKDVVGQAEQMMQNVINILAAKNITLENVVKTTVFLTDINDFAAVNEVYAKHFNAPYPARSAFQICALPKGGLVEMEVIAAM, encoded by the coding sequence ATGAAAGAAGTTATCAATACACCTAAAGGACCAGCTGCAGTAGGTCCATATTCACAAGCTGTCTGTGCTAATGGTTTTTGCTATGTGTCTGGTCAGTTAGGCCTAGATCCAGCGACTGGCGACTTTGCGTCAAAAGACGTTGTCGGTCAGGCAGAGCAGATGATGCAGAACGTTATCAATATTTTAGCTGCTAAGAACATAACCTTAGAAAATGTAGTAAAGACTACTGTTTTCTTGACAGATATCAATGATTTTGCTGCGGTGAATGAAGTTTACGCAAAGCACTTCAACGCACCATATCCAGCACGCAGTGCATTCCAGATCTGTGCTCTTCCTAAGGGCGGTTTGGTAGAGATGGAAGTTATTGCAGCGATGTAA
- the sbcD gene encoding exonuclease subunit SbcD, translating to MKIIHTADWHIGGELYGHDRTADHISFFEQLASLLSSEQPDALVVSGDIYDRVLPTHAAQKLYIDTILMLHSASPSTEIVIISGNHDSASRLELTRPLWSHFNVHVIGFIERDGEEVNREKHFITIPNKGHIIALPFVYPHAYPPTEDKTDDRQRAYVTSLLDIVKERNSDGLPIVLMAHTAVAGSDFMGHKEHDISLDDEQRSIVGNIEVVTFEEFGTGYDYLALGHIHRPQEIRGSGGRAYYSGSPFAIGFDEIFPHSVNLVDVQHDQEPLVKRIPIHPARRLVTLPDHPASLDEVIQAIDSELDPDEEVFVRINLGVEGMVPVGAEARIMEALKSRPHAIFCTIKYTNTMEAVDNQRDQIEMYESVRDNDPIEIALAYMSGKVNEEMKEEYKSMIESLWQEIIRAE from the coding sequence ATGAAAATTATTCATACCGCAGACTGGCATATCGGTGGTGAACTGTATGGTCACGACCGTACAGCAGATCATATCTCTTTCTTTGAGCAACTTGCCAGCCTCCTCTCTTCTGAGCAACCTGATGCGTTGGTAGTGAGTGGAGACATCTACGACCGAGTGCTACCAACTCATGCTGCACAGAAGCTTTATATTGATACGATTCTGATGCTTCATAGTGCGAGTCCTAGCACAGAGATCGTCATTATTTCAGGAAATCATGATAGTGCTTCTCGCCTAGAGTTGACACGACCCTTGTGGTCCCACTTTAATGTCCATGTCATAGGATTTATAGAGCGAGATGGCGAAGAGGTGAATCGTGAAAAGCATTTCATTACGATACCTAATAAAGGACATATTATAGCCCTCCCCTTTGTTTATCCACATGCTTACCCCCCTACGGAGGACAAAACAGATGATCGTCAGAGGGCTTATGTGACCTCTCTCTTAGACATCGTTAAGGAACGGAATAGTGATGGATTGCCTATTGTGCTCATGGCTCATACCGCTGTGGCAGGAAGTGATTTTATGGGACATAAGGAGCATGATATCTCTTTGGATGATGAGCAACGTAGTATTGTCGGAAATATTGAGGTCGTCACCTTTGAGGAGTTTGGTACAGGCTATGATTATCTAGCCCTGGGGCATATCCATAGACCACAGGAGATTAGAGGAAGTGGCGGCCGTGCTTATTATTCAGGCTCCCCATTTGCGATAGGTTTTGATGAAATCTTTCCACACTCTGTCAATCTTGTGGACGTTCAGCATGATCAGGAACCACTTGTGAAACGAATCCCTATTCATCCAGCACGTCGGTTGGTTACGCTACCGGATCATCCAGCATCTCTTGATGAAGTTATCCAAGCGATTGATAGTGAATTAGATCCTGATGAAGAAGTTTTTGTCCGTATTAATCTGGGAGTCGAAGGTATGGTTCCGGTAGGTGCTGAGGCTAGGATTATGGAGGCCTTGAAGTCTAGACCTCATGCTATTTTTTGTACTATAAAGTATACAAATACTATGGAAGCGGTTGATAATCAACGAGATCAGATAGAGATGTATGAGAGTGTGAGAGATAACGACCCTATAGAGATAGCCCTCGCCTATATGTCTGGAAAAGTAAATGAGGAGATGAAGGAGGAGTATAAAAGTATGATTGAGAGCCTGTGGCAAGAGATCATTAGAGCAGAGTAG
- the rlmB gene encoding 23S rRNA (guanosine(2251)-2'-O)-methyltransferase RlmB → MRNDEMIFGIHAVREALQAGEDIDHIYVKRETNSALMSELLEALGEQRVPIRKVPMEKLNRLTRKNHQGIVAIKAATTYYRLEQVIPALYDAGREPFIVVLDGITDVRNFGAIARTCECAGVDAIVIFEQNSVSVTSDAVKTSAGALSRIAVCRERSVDKALDYLKQSGVQLVGATEKASDLMYDNKLRAPIALVMGAEDSGLSEYALRQCDHLVRIPLYGDIGSLNVSVASGILLYEIIRQKRNN, encoded by the coding sequence ATAAGAAACGATGAAATGATCTTCGGTATTCATGCTGTGCGAGAAGCCCTCCAAGCAGGCGAAGATATTGACCATATATATGTGAAGCGAGAGACGAATAGTGCTCTGATGTCAGAGTTGTTAGAGGCCTTAGGAGAGCAACGTGTCCCCATTCGTAAAGTCCCTATGGAGAAGTTGAATAGACTCACAAGAAAGAACCATCAGGGGATTGTTGCGATCAAAGCAGCGACTACCTACTATAGGTTAGAGCAAGTCATTCCAGCTCTTTATGACGCAGGCAGAGAGCCTTTTATTGTTGTGCTTGACGGTATAACAGATGTCCGAAACTTCGGAGCTATCGCTCGTACATGTGAATGTGCAGGGGTCGATGCGATAGTTATCTTTGAGCAGAATTCCGTTTCTGTTACCTCTGATGCAGTCAAAACCTCGGCGGGAGCTCTCTCTCGGATTGCTGTTTGTCGTGAGCGTTCGGTAGATAAAGCCCTAGATTACCTCAAGCAAAGTGGCGTTCAATTGGTTGGTGCTACAGAGAAAGCCTCTGATCTAATGTACGACAATAAGCTCAGAGCTCCTATTGCTTTGGTTATGGGTGCAGAGGATAGTGGACTTTCGGAGTATGCCTTAAGGCAATGCGACCATCTGGTGAGGATCCCCTTGTATGGTGATATTGGCTCCCTGAACGTGTCTGTCGCCTCTGGTATTTTGCTCTATGAAATAATCAGACAAAAAAGAAATAATTAA
- the glgP gene encoding alpha-glucan family phosphorylase, whose protein sequence is MIKSKKTNEPTWHNIYTFSKLPERLSKLEELANNLWWVGNYEARSLFEKIDPDTWELSKGNPVMLLAKLTKKRQEELQADEDFLNDLDTIYEKFSHYMNEPARTDAPSVAYFSMEYGLTNVLKIYSGGLGVLAGDYLKEASDSRVDMVGVGFLYREGYFEQSITPDGQQVAKYEPQNFNNIPGEQLFNEDGSPMILEVPFRDHIVYSYIWKINVGRVPLYLMDTDLSLNSDWDRFITHQLYGGDWENRMKQEYMLGIGGILLLKKLGIKKDIYHCNEGHAALINVERIAQLVAEGMDFDHAIEIVRASALYTVHTPVPAGHDYFEEGLFSKYMSHYAAKLGISFQELIDLGRENPGSHEKFSMSVLALNTCQEANGVSFLHGKVSQKMFAPVWKGYFPDELHVGYVTNGVHMPTWMAHKWVPFMKKYVSDDFMRDQANTDVMQKLMNVPDQEIWNMRKEMKERMLRYLRKRYKISLSKEGSDPSSIIETLEALNPNALIIGFGRRFATYKRAHLLFTDLERLNKIVNNPKYPVQFFFTGKAHPADGGGQGLIKHIHEISKRPEFRGKILFLENYDIRVAQRLIAGVDVWLNTPTRPLEASGTSGMKAVMNGALNLSVLDGWWYEGYVEGGGWAITDKRTYQDQSLQDELDAVTIYNILEDELIPLFFDRHDGHEYSTGWVKMIKKSMAEIFPRFTMRRMIDDYIARFYNPLAKRSKQLSADNYKAVDEIVAWKNHVAMNWDKLETIELKSNQSVQNRAFEVGETFQTKLTLEMNGLETELKIELVVTEEDPKTGEKVHAFNYPFKLIEQEGSRRTYLMDIIVDNPGDHKVAIRIAPTHPLLPHPMDFSYTHWLPLF, encoded by the coding sequence ATGATTAAAAGTAAGAAAACAAATGAACCCACGTGGCATAATATATACACTTTTTCGAAGTTGCCAGAGAGGTTATCTAAGCTAGAAGAACTTGCCAACAACCTATGGTGGGTTGGGAACTACGAGGCTAGGAGCCTTTTTGAAAAGATTGACCCTGACACTTGGGAATTATCCAAGGGAAATCCTGTAATGTTACTGGCCAAACTAACAAAGAAAAGGCAGGAGGAGCTACAAGCTGATGAGGATTTTCTTAATGATCTGGATACCATATACGAAAAATTCAGTCACTACATGAATGAACCTGCTCGTACTGATGCCCCTAGTGTTGCTTACTTTAGCATGGAGTATGGGCTGACGAACGTCCTTAAGATATACTCTGGTGGCTTAGGCGTATTGGCCGGTGATTATCTGAAAGAGGCGAGTGACTCTCGCGTGGATATGGTAGGTGTTGGTTTCTTATACAGAGAAGGGTACTTTGAACAAAGTATCACACCTGATGGGCAACAGGTAGCTAAATATGAACCCCAAAACTTCAATAATATACCTGGGGAGCAGCTATTCAATGAAGATGGTAGCCCTATGATACTGGAGGTTCCATTTAGAGATCATATCGTCTATAGTTATATTTGGAAGATAAATGTTGGACGTGTGCCACTCTATCTTATGGACACGGACCTTTCGCTCAATAGCGATTGGGATCGATTCATCACTCATCAATTATATGGTGGTGATTGGGAAAACCGTATGAAACAGGAGTACATGCTTGGGATCGGAGGTATCCTCCTGCTCAAAAAGCTTGGAATCAAGAAGGATATCTATCATTGCAATGAAGGACACGCTGCTCTTATTAATGTGGAGCGAATCGCTCAGTTAGTAGCAGAGGGCATGGACTTTGATCACGCCATTGAGATAGTTAGAGCCTCAGCTCTATATACTGTACATACTCCTGTACCCGCTGGTCATGATTACTTTGAGGAGGGGCTATTTAGTAAATACATGAGTCACTATGCTGCCAAACTGGGGATTTCATTCCAAGAACTAATAGACTTAGGGCGAGAGAACCCAGGTAGTCATGAAAAGTTCTCTATGAGTGTATTGGCTCTGAATACTTGTCAAGAAGCTAATGGTGTTAGCTTCCTACATGGCAAGGTATCTCAAAAGATGTTCGCTCCTGTATGGAAAGGTTACTTTCCTGACGAACTACACGTGGGGTACGTAACTAATGGGGTACACATGCCTACATGGATGGCACACAAGTGGGTGCCCTTCATGAAAAAGTATGTCTCTGATGATTTCATGAGAGATCAGGCAAATACTGATGTGATGCAGAAGCTGATGAATGTACCTGACCAAGAGATATGGAACATGCGTAAGGAGATGAAAGAGCGTATGCTACGATATCTTCGCAAACGGTATAAAATAAGCCTAAGTAAGGAAGGTAGTGACCCTTCATCTATCATTGAGACATTGGAGGCCCTGAACCCTAATGCCTTGATCATTGGCTTCGGACGTCGGTTTGCAACTTACAAGAGGGCTCACCTACTCTTTACTGATCTAGAGAGACTGAATAAAATAGTGAATAACCCTAAGTACCCAGTACAGTTTTTCTTCACAGGAAAAGCACACCCTGCAGATGGGGGCGGTCAAGGGCTAATCAAGCATATCCATGAAATCTCTAAGAGACCAGAATTTAGAGGGAAGATTCTTTTCCTAGAAAATTATGACATCCGTGTCGCTCAACGTCTCATCGCGGGAGTGGACGTATGGCTTAATACGCCTACACGCCCATTGGAAGCTTCTGGAACATCGGGCATGAAAGCGGTGATGAATGGAGCTCTCAACTTGTCAGTCTTAGATGGCTGGTGGTATGAAGGATATGTGGAAGGTGGCGGATGGGCCATTACGGATAAGCGTACCTACCAAGACCAAAGCCTACAAGATGAACTAGATGCGGTAACCATCTACAATATCCTTGAGGATGAGTTAATCCCATTATTCTTTGATCGCCATGATGGTCACGAGTACTCGACTGGCTGGGTTAAGATGATTAAGAAGTCAATGGCTGAAATCTTCCCACGCTTCACGATGAGAAGAATGATAGACGATTACATTGCTCGCTTCTATAATCCTTTGGCAAAGAGGAGCAAACAATTAAGTGCGGATAACTATAAGGCCGTTGATGAGATTGTTGCATGGAAAAATCATGTCGCCATGAATTGGGATAAGCTCGAAACGATTGAATTGAAGAGTAACCAATCTGTACAGAATAGAGCCTTCGAGGTCGGCGAAACATTCCAGACAAAACTCACTTTGGAGATGAATGGATTGGAAACAGAACTGAAAATAGAACTGGTAGTTACCGAAGAGGATCCTAAGACAGGAGAAAAGGTACACGCCTTTAACTATCCTTTCAAATTGATTGAGCAAGAAGGAAGCCGTAGGACCTATCTGATGGATATCATTGTGGACAACCCTGGGGACCACAAGGTAGCGATACGTATCGCACCTACTCACCCACTTCTTCCTCACCCAATGGACTTCTCTTACACCCATTGGCTTCCTCTTTTCTAA